A window of Juglans regia cultivar Chandler chromosome 7, Walnut 2.0, whole genome shotgun sequence contains these coding sequences:
- the LOC109010326 gene encoding nucleoprotein TPR isoform X1, translated as MAAVIDENPEKTSTTPKPSPSPASIVPGTGSSQPPLPPPTKTSAATTTNGSSSAKDHILSVASKIASQPLQNSDPDVWAVLTAISTNARKRHQSINMLLTADEHCIGRLVEDTRFQIESIAVSAYHCKIYRRRLGADDSEYTVFLKDTSTNGTYLNWDKLRKNGAEVKLRHGNIISFAAPPEHELAFAFVYREVLVSMPLADGAAAKRKSESESVDWMVGYNCGWKKEFVSENKRLKGIGIGAPEGPISLDDFRSLQRSNTELRKRLENQVLTINTLRDENHACVRRHENEMKEIKESVARSYLDQLNGLHHTLEVKQRELESVGRISAEQKHAMEDLNRRLNASIQSCTEANAIVKSQKASITELEAQLFEERDQRREEREKAAADLKTAVQRAQSEAQEEFKRLSDASLRRERELQEVINKLKESERERCLLVDNLRSNLEDTRQNLVISDNKVRLLETRVCEEQLASANGRKRVEELEHEMKQMRQELEIEKQCAREEAWAKVSALELEINAAVRDLDFERQRLKGARERIMLRETQLRAFYSTTEEISVLFAKQQEQLKAMQRTLEDEENYDNTSVDMDLNVPNGVINERGEKEATMFCSKVTAKAGPATSAQGFERNQVETSSNEGSTTEKHDCDFRTQEQCQNTQEEEFTSADHSVKAGFGSEIEGVGTAPVLEGDALGTERVLETESPGIDVDQSIDLRKCSTLAGETMQLDDEAHVQDTDDQTLCQGATCHSQSNNPCENLKSMEDTEVGGTIRTADLLASEVAGSWACSTAPSVHGENESPRSRGNNEEAAAAQHDSNVQVAESQSSPCSEAIAKRWKESTRSTGNAEGGAAALHDSNVQVAESQSTPSSEAVASRRNHERQALSEMIGIVAPDLKGQFGSSMGNDYDQGRGNQGSTSDSDTESCTDDDDDCEVDVKGISISDAETVDSDQAEEDHKPDDAMDEDDEATQQDSLG; from the exons ATGGCTGCTGTAATCGATGAGAACCCAGAGAAGACCTCTACAACTCCGAAGCCCTCCCCAAGCCCTGCTTCCATAGTCCCAGGTACCGGCTCTTCTcaacctcctcttcctcctcctacGAAAACCTCCGCCGCCACCACCACTAACGGGTCGTCGAGCGCCAAGGACCACATTCTCTCTGTCGCATCCAAGATCGCTTCCCAGCCTCTCCAGAATTCTGATCCCGACGTATGGGCCGTCCTCACCGCTATCTCGACCAATGCTCGCAAACGCCATCAG AGCATAAATATGCTTCTGACTGCGGATGAACATTGCATCGGTCGGTTAGTCGAGGATACACGTTTCCAGATTGAATCAATCGCGGTTAGTGCATATCATTGCAAGATATATAGGAGGAGGCTCGGTGCTGATGATTCGGAATATACAGTCTTCTTAAAAGATACGAG TACGAATGGAACATATCTCAACTGGGACAAGTTGAGGAAGAATGGTGCCGAAGTCAAACTCCGTCAtggaaatattatttcatttgcCGCTCCTCCTGAGCATG AACTTGCATTTGCGTTTGTATATCGAGAAGTTCTTGTGTCCATGCCCTTGGCAGATGGTGCAgctgcaaaaagaaaatcag AATCAGAATCAGTAGATTGGATGGTCGGATATAACTGTGGATGGAAAA AGGAATTTGTTTCTGAAAACAAGAGACTAAAGGGTATTGGCATTGGTGCTCCTGAGGGTCCTATTTCTCTTGATGATTTTCGCAGCCTTCAACGGTCAAACACG GAACTGAGGAAGCGATTGGAAAATCAGGTCCTTACAATCAATACATTACGCGATGAAAATCATGCATGTGTTCGGCGTCATGAAAAT gaaatgaaagaaatcaaAGAATCAGTTGCAAGATCATACCTTGATCAACTAAATGGATTGCACCATACGTTGGAGGTCAAACAGAGAGAACTGGAGTCAGTCGGTAGGATATCTGCTGAGCAGAAACATGCTATGGAAGACCTTAACAGAAGGCTCAATGCTTCTATACAGTCATGCACAGAAGCAAATGCAATAGTGAAGAG TCAGAAGGCATCTATAACTGAACTGGAGGCACAATTATTTGAAGAGCGAGACCAGAGAAGAGAAGAACGAGAAAAGGCAGCTGCAGATTTAAAAACAGCAGTGCAGAGAGCACAGTCAGAGGCACAGGAAGAATTCAAACGATTGTCTGATGCATCCTTAAGACGAGAAAGAGAGCTGCAAGAAGTGATTAATAAGCTCAAG GAATCGGAGAGAGAAAGGTGTTTGCTAGTGGATAACTTGAGGTCCAACCTG GAAGACACCAGGCAAAACTTAGTTATCTCTGACAATAAAGTCCGCCTGCTGGAAACTCGAGTTTGTGAAGAGCAGCTGGCCTCGGCAAATGGaagaaaa AGAGTCGAAGAACTTGAGCATGAAATGAAACAAATGCGGCAAGAGCTTGAGATTGAAAAG CAGTGTGCACGAGAAGAAGCATGGGCTAAAGTTTCTGCACTTGAGCTTGAGATAAATGCTGCAGTGCGGGATCTTGATTTTGAGAGACAAAGGTTAAAAGGCGCCAGAGAAAGAATTATGCTCCG GGAAACACAACTACGAGCATTTTATTCCACAACAGAGGAGATTTCAGTACTGTTTGCTAAGCAGCAGGAACAACTGAAGGCAATGCAAAGGACTTTGGAAGATGAGGAGAATTATGATAACACGTCAGTTGATATGGACCTCAATGTACCGAATGGAGTCATAAATGAAAGAGGGGAAAAAGAAGCAACTATGTTCTGTAGTAAAGTAACTGCTAAGGCAGGCCCAGCCACTTCAGCGCAGGGGTTTGAAAGAAATCAAGTTGAAACCTCCAGCAATGAAGGCAGCACTACCGAGAAGCATGATTGTGATTTCAGGACCCAAGAACAATGCCAAAACACCCAAGAGGAAGAATTTACGAGTGCAGACCACAGTGTCAAGGCTGGATTTGGTTCTGAAATTGAGGGTGTTGGCACAGCACCTGTTTTGGAGGGAGATGCCTTAGGCACTGAGCGAGTTCTTGAAACTGAAAGCCCTGGAATTGATGTTGACCAAAGTATTGATTTGAGAAAGTGCAGCACTTTAGCTGGGGAGACAATGCAGCTTGATGATGAAGCTCATGTGCAAGATACTGATGACCAAACACTTTGTCAGGGTGCCACGTGTCACTCTCAATCAAATAATCcctgtgaaaatttaaaatctatggAAGATACAGAAGTTGGGGGAACGATTAGAACGGCGGACCTCTTAGCTTCTGAAGTTGCAGGTAGCTGGGCTTGCAGCACAGCTCCTTCAGTCCATGGAGAGAATGAATCTCCAAGAAGTAGAGGCAATAACGAGGAAGCTGCTGCAGCTCAACATGATTCCAATGTTCAGGTGGCCGAGAGTCAAAGTTCGCCCTGTTCTGAGGCTATTGCCAAAAGATGGAAAGAATCTACAAGAAGTACAGGCAATGCTGAGGGAGGTGCCGCTGCTCTACATGATTCCAATGTTCAGGTAGCTGAGAGTCAAAGCACCCCCTCTTCTGAGGCTGTTGCTAGTAGACGGAATCATGAACGTCAAGCACTAAGTGAAATGATTGGAATTGTTGCTCCTGACTTGAAGGGGCAGTTTGGTAGTTCAATGGGTAATGATTATGATCAAGGGAGAGGGAATCAGGGTTCTACTTCGGACTCAGATACTGAGAGCTGcactgatgatgatgatgattgtgAAGTTGATGTTAAAGGCATATCAATTTCAGATGCAGAGACTGTGGATAGTGATCAAGCTGAGGAGGATCACAAACCAGATGATGCAATGGATGAGGATGACGAAGCTACCCAACAAGATTCTCTTGGATAG
- the LOC109010326 gene encoding nucleoprotein TPR isoform X2, whose amino-acid sequence MAAVIDENPEKTSTTPKPSPSPASIVPGTGSSQPPLPPPTKTSAATTTNGSSSAKDHILSVASKIASQPLQNSDPDVWAVLTAISTNARKRHQSINMLLTADEHCIGRLVEDTRFQIESIAVSAYHCKIYRRRLGADDSEYTVFLKDTSTNGTYLNWDKLRKNGAEVKLRHGNIISFAAPPEHELAFAFVYREVLVSMPLADGAAAKRKSESESVDWMVGYNCGWKKEFVSENKRLKGIGIGAPEGPISLDDFRSLQRSNTELRKRLENQVLTINTLRDENHACVRRHENEMKEIKESVARSYLDQLNGLHHTLEVKQRELESVGRISAEQKHAMEDLNRRLNASIQSCTEANAIVKSQKASITELEAQLFEERDQRREEREKAAADLKTAVQRAQSEAQEEFKRLSDASLRRERELQEVINKLKESERERCLLVDNLRSNLEDTRQNLVISDNKVRLLETRVCEEQLASANGRKRVEELEHEMKQMRQELEIEKCAREEAWAKVSALELEINAAVRDLDFERQRLKGARERIMLRETQLRAFYSTTEEISVLFAKQQEQLKAMQRTLEDEENYDNTSVDMDLNVPNGVINERGEKEATMFCSKVTAKAGPATSAQGFERNQVETSSNEGSTTEKHDCDFRTQEQCQNTQEEEFTSADHSVKAGFGSEIEGVGTAPVLEGDALGTERVLETESPGIDVDQSIDLRKCSTLAGETMQLDDEAHVQDTDDQTLCQGATCHSQSNNPCENLKSMEDTEVGGTIRTADLLASEVAGSWACSTAPSVHGENESPRSRGNNEEAAAAQHDSNVQVAESQSSPCSEAIAKRWKESTRSTGNAEGGAAALHDSNVQVAESQSTPSSEAVASRRNHERQALSEMIGIVAPDLKGQFGSSMGNDYDQGRGNQGSTSDSDTESCTDDDDDCEVDVKGISISDAETVDSDQAEEDHKPDDAMDEDDEATQQDSLG is encoded by the exons ATGGCTGCTGTAATCGATGAGAACCCAGAGAAGACCTCTACAACTCCGAAGCCCTCCCCAAGCCCTGCTTCCATAGTCCCAGGTACCGGCTCTTCTcaacctcctcttcctcctcctacGAAAACCTCCGCCGCCACCACCACTAACGGGTCGTCGAGCGCCAAGGACCACATTCTCTCTGTCGCATCCAAGATCGCTTCCCAGCCTCTCCAGAATTCTGATCCCGACGTATGGGCCGTCCTCACCGCTATCTCGACCAATGCTCGCAAACGCCATCAG AGCATAAATATGCTTCTGACTGCGGATGAACATTGCATCGGTCGGTTAGTCGAGGATACACGTTTCCAGATTGAATCAATCGCGGTTAGTGCATATCATTGCAAGATATATAGGAGGAGGCTCGGTGCTGATGATTCGGAATATACAGTCTTCTTAAAAGATACGAG TACGAATGGAACATATCTCAACTGGGACAAGTTGAGGAAGAATGGTGCCGAAGTCAAACTCCGTCAtggaaatattatttcatttgcCGCTCCTCCTGAGCATG AACTTGCATTTGCGTTTGTATATCGAGAAGTTCTTGTGTCCATGCCCTTGGCAGATGGTGCAgctgcaaaaagaaaatcag AATCAGAATCAGTAGATTGGATGGTCGGATATAACTGTGGATGGAAAA AGGAATTTGTTTCTGAAAACAAGAGACTAAAGGGTATTGGCATTGGTGCTCCTGAGGGTCCTATTTCTCTTGATGATTTTCGCAGCCTTCAACGGTCAAACACG GAACTGAGGAAGCGATTGGAAAATCAGGTCCTTACAATCAATACATTACGCGATGAAAATCATGCATGTGTTCGGCGTCATGAAAAT gaaatgaaagaaatcaaAGAATCAGTTGCAAGATCATACCTTGATCAACTAAATGGATTGCACCATACGTTGGAGGTCAAACAGAGAGAACTGGAGTCAGTCGGTAGGATATCTGCTGAGCAGAAACATGCTATGGAAGACCTTAACAGAAGGCTCAATGCTTCTATACAGTCATGCACAGAAGCAAATGCAATAGTGAAGAG TCAGAAGGCATCTATAACTGAACTGGAGGCACAATTATTTGAAGAGCGAGACCAGAGAAGAGAAGAACGAGAAAAGGCAGCTGCAGATTTAAAAACAGCAGTGCAGAGAGCACAGTCAGAGGCACAGGAAGAATTCAAACGATTGTCTGATGCATCCTTAAGACGAGAAAGAGAGCTGCAAGAAGTGATTAATAAGCTCAAG GAATCGGAGAGAGAAAGGTGTTTGCTAGTGGATAACTTGAGGTCCAACCTG GAAGACACCAGGCAAAACTTAGTTATCTCTGACAATAAAGTCCGCCTGCTGGAAACTCGAGTTTGTGAAGAGCAGCTGGCCTCGGCAAATGGaagaaaa AGAGTCGAAGAACTTGAGCATGAAATGAAACAAATGCGGCAAGAGCTTGAGATTGAAAAG TGTGCACGAGAAGAAGCATGGGCTAAAGTTTCTGCACTTGAGCTTGAGATAAATGCTGCAGTGCGGGATCTTGATTTTGAGAGACAAAGGTTAAAAGGCGCCAGAGAAAGAATTATGCTCCG GGAAACACAACTACGAGCATTTTATTCCACAACAGAGGAGATTTCAGTACTGTTTGCTAAGCAGCAGGAACAACTGAAGGCAATGCAAAGGACTTTGGAAGATGAGGAGAATTATGATAACACGTCAGTTGATATGGACCTCAATGTACCGAATGGAGTCATAAATGAAAGAGGGGAAAAAGAAGCAACTATGTTCTGTAGTAAAGTAACTGCTAAGGCAGGCCCAGCCACTTCAGCGCAGGGGTTTGAAAGAAATCAAGTTGAAACCTCCAGCAATGAAGGCAGCACTACCGAGAAGCATGATTGTGATTTCAGGACCCAAGAACAATGCCAAAACACCCAAGAGGAAGAATTTACGAGTGCAGACCACAGTGTCAAGGCTGGATTTGGTTCTGAAATTGAGGGTGTTGGCACAGCACCTGTTTTGGAGGGAGATGCCTTAGGCACTGAGCGAGTTCTTGAAACTGAAAGCCCTGGAATTGATGTTGACCAAAGTATTGATTTGAGAAAGTGCAGCACTTTAGCTGGGGAGACAATGCAGCTTGATGATGAAGCTCATGTGCAAGATACTGATGACCAAACACTTTGTCAGGGTGCCACGTGTCACTCTCAATCAAATAATCcctgtgaaaatttaaaatctatggAAGATACAGAAGTTGGGGGAACGATTAGAACGGCGGACCTCTTAGCTTCTGAAGTTGCAGGTAGCTGGGCTTGCAGCACAGCTCCTTCAGTCCATGGAGAGAATGAATCTCCAAGAAGTAGAGGCAATAACGAGGAAGCTGCTGCAGCTCAACATGATTCCAATGTTCAGGTGGCCGAGAGTCAAAGTTCGCCCTGTTCTGAGGCTATTGCCAAAAGATGGAAAGAATCTACAAGAAGTACAGGCAATGCTGAGGGAGGTGCCGCTGCTCTACATGATTCCAATGTTCAGGTAGCTGAGAGTCAAAGCACCCCCTCTTCTGAGGCTGTTGCTAGTAGACGGAATCATGAACGTCAAGCACTAAGTGAAATGATTGGAATTGTTGCTCCTGACTTGAAGGGGCAGTTTGGTAGTTCAATGGGTAATGATTATGATCAAGGGAGAGGGAATCAGGGTTCTACTTCGGACTCAGATACTGAGAGCTGcactgatgatgatgatgattgtgAAGTTGATGTTAAAGGCATATCAATTTCAGATGCAGAGACTGTGGATAGTGATCAAGCTGAGGAGGATCACAAACCAGATGATGCAATGGATGAGGATGACGAAGCTACCCAACAAGATTCTCTTGGATAG
- the LOC109010326 gene encoding nucleoprotein TPR isoform X3, giving the protein MAAVIDENPEKTSTTPKPSPSPASIVPGTGSSQPPLPPPTKTSAATTTNGSSSAKDHILSVASKIASQPLQNSDPDVWAVLTAISTNARKRHQSINMLLTADEHCIGRLVEDTRFQIESIAVSAYHCKIYRRRLGADDSEYTVFLKDTSTNGTYLNWDKLRKNGAEVKLRHGNIISFAAPPEHELAFAFVYREVLVSMPLADGAAAKRKSEEFVSENKRLKGIGIGAPEGPISLDDFRSLQRSNTELRKRLENQVLTINTLRDENHACVRRHENEMKEIKESVARSYLDQLNGLHHTLEVKQRELESVGRISAEQKHAMEDLNRRLNASIQSCTEANAIVKSQKASITELEAQLFEERDQRREEREKAAADLKTAVQRAQSEAQEEFKRLSDASLRRERELQEVINKLKESERERCLLVDNLRSNLEDTRQNLVISDNKVRLLETRVCEEQLASANGRKRVEELEHEMKQMRQELEIEKQCAREEAWAKVSALELEINAAVRDLDFERQRLKGARERIMLRETQLRAFYSTTEEISVLFAKQQEQLKAMQRTLEDEENYDNTSVDMDLNVPNGVINERGEKEATMFCSKVTAKAGPATSAQGFERNQVETSSNEGSTTEKHDCDFRTQEQCQNTQEEEFTSADHSVKAGFGSEIEGVGTAPVLEGDALGTERVLETESPGIDVDQSIDLRKCSTLAGETMQLDDEAHVQDTDDQTLCQGATCHSQSNNPCENLKSMEDTEVGGTIRTADLLASEVAGSWACSTAPSVHGENESPRSRGNNEEAAAAQHDSNVQVAESQSSPCSEAIAKRWKESTRSTGNAEGGAAALHDSNVQVAESQSTPSSEAVASRRNHERQALSEMIGIVAPDLKGQFGSSMGNDYDQGRGNQGSTSDSDTESCTDDDDDCEVDVKGISISDAETVDSDQAEEDHKPDDAMDEDDEATQQDSLG; this is encoded by the exons ATGGCTGCTGTAATCGATGAGAACCCAGAGAAGACCTCTACAACTCCGAAGCCCTCCCCAAGCCCTGCTTCCATAGTCCCAGGTACCGGCTCTTCTcaacctcctcttcctcctcctacGAAAACCTCCGCCGCCACCACCACTAACGGGTCGTCGAGCGCCAAGGACCACATTCTCTCTGTCGCATCCAAGATCGCTTCCCAGCCTCTCCAGAATTCTGATCCCGACGTATGGGCCGTCCTCACCGCTATCTCGACCAATGCTCGCAAACGCCATCAG AGCATAAATATGCTTCTGACTGCGGATGAACATTGCATCGGTCGGTTAGTCGAGGATACACGTTTCCAGATTGAATCAATCGCGGTTAGTGCATATCATTGCAAGATATATAGGAGGAGGCTCGGTGCTGATGATTCGGAATATACAGTCTTCTTAAAAGATACGAG TACGAATGGAACATATCTCAACTGGGACAAGTTGAGGAAGAATGGTGCCGAAGTCAAACTCCGTCAtggaaatattatttcatttgcCGCTCCTCCTGAGCATG AACTTGCATTTGCGTTTGTATATCGAGAAGTTCTTGTGTCCATGCCCTTGGCAGATGGTGCAgctgcaaaaagaaaatcag AGGAATTTGTTTCTGAAAACAAGAGACTAAAGGGTATTGGCATTGGTGCTCCTGAGGGTCCTATTTCTCTTGATGATTTTCGCAGCCTTCAACGGTCAAACACG GAACTGAGGAAGCGATTGGAAAATCAGGTCCTTACAATCAATACATTACGCGATGAAAATCATGCATGTGTTCGGCGTCATGAAAAT gaaatgaaagaaatcaaAGAATCAGTTGCAAGATCATACCTTGATCAACTAAATGGATTGCACCATACGTTGGAGGTCAAACAGAGAGAACTGGAGTCAGTCGGTAGGATATCTGCTGAGCAGAAACATGCTATGGAAGACCTTAACAGAAGGCTCAATGCTTCTATACAGTCATGCACAGAAGCAAATGCAATAGTGAAGAG TCAGAAGGCATCTATAACTGAACTGGAGGCACAATTATTTGAAGAGCGAGACCAGAGAAGAGAAGAACGAGAAAAGGCAGCTGCAGATTTAAAAACAGCAGTGCAGAGAGCACAGTCAGAGGCACAGGAAGAATTCAAACGATTGTCTGATGCATCCTTAAGACGAGAAAGAGAGCTGCAAGAAGTGATTAATAAGCTCAAG GAATCGGAGAGAGAAAGGTGTTTGCTAGTGGATAACTTGAGGTCCAACCTG GAAGACACCAGGCAAAACTTAGTTATCTCTGACAATAAAGTCCGCCTGCTGGAAACTCGAGTTTGTGAAGAGCAGCTGGCCTCGGCAAATGGaagaaaa AGAGTCGAAGAACTTGAGCATGAAATGAAACAAATGCGGCAAGAGCTTGAGATTGAAAAG CAGTGTGCACGAGAAGAAGCATGGGCTAAAGTTTCTGCACTTGAGCTTGAGATAAATGCTGCAGTGCGGGATCTTGATTTTGAGAGACAAAGGTTAAAAGGCGCCAGAGAAAGAATTATGCTCCG GGAAACACAACTACGAGCATTTTATTCCACAACAGAGGAGATTTCAGTACTGTTTGCTAAGCAGCAGGAACAACTGAAGGCAATGCAAAGGACTTTGGAAGATGAGGAGAATTATGATAACACGTCAGTTGATATGGACCTCAATGTACCGAATGGAGTCATAAATGAAAGAGGGGAAAAAGAAGCAACTATGTTCTGTAGTAAAGTAACTGCTAAGGCAGGCCCAGCCACTTCAGCGCAGGGGTTTGAAAGAAATCAAGTTGAAACCTCCAGCAATGAAGGCAGCACTACCGAGAAGCATGATTGTGATTTCAGGACCCAAGAACAATGCCAAAACACCCAAGAGGAAGAATTTACGAGTGCAGACCACAGTGTCAAGGCTGGATTTGGTTCTGAAATTGAGGGTGTTGGCACAGCACCTGTTTTGGAGGGAGATGCCTTAGGCACTGAGCGAGTTCTTGAAACTGAAAGCCCTGGAATTGATGTTGACCAAAGTATTGATTTGAGAAAGTGCAGCACTTTAGCTGGGGAGACAATGCAGCTTGATGATGAAGCTCATGTGCAAGATACTGATGACCAAACACTTTGTCAGGGTGCCACGTGTCACTCTCAATCAAATAATCcctgtgaaaatttaaaatctatggAAGATACAGAAGTTGGGGGAACGATTAGAACGGCGGACCTCTTAGCTTCTGAAGTTGCAGGTAGCTGGGCTTGCAGCACAGCTCCTTCAGTCCATGGAGAGAATGAATCTCCAAGAAGTAGAGGCAATAACGAGGAAGCTGCTGCAGCTCAACATGATTCCAATGTTCAGGTGGCCGAGAGTCAAAGTTCGCCCTGTTCTGAGGCTATTGCCAAAAGATGGAAAGAATCTACAAGAAGTACAGGCAATGCTGAGGGAGGTGCCGCTGCTCTACATGATTCCAATGTTCAGGTAGCTGAGAGTCAAAGCACCCCCTCTTCTGAGGCTGTTGCTAGTAGACGGAATCATGAACGTCAAGCACTAAGTGAAATGATTGGAATTGTTGCTCCTGACTTGAAGGGGCAGTTTGGTAGTTCAATGGGTAATGATTATGATCAAGGGAGAGGGAATCAGGGTTCTACTTCGGACTCAGATACTGAGAGCTGcactgatgatgatgatgattgtgAAGTTGATGTTAAAGGCATATCAATTTCAGATGCAGAGACTGTGGATAGTGATCAAGCTGAGGAGGATCACAAACCAGATGATGCAATGGATGAGGATGACGAAGCTACCCAACAAGATTCTCTTGGATAG